In a single window of the Silurus meridionalis isolate SWU-2019-XX chromosome 8, ASM1480568v1, whole genome shotgun sequence genome:
- the c8h8orf74 gene encoding uncharacterized protein C8orf74 homolog, producing the protein MFSVQRGLPWAAVAQIANLSKELLPELRGVKRSEALSLIQKWLSQCDHLLTPYHHTTMYDFMVQTYIHHQCLYQAFLKKEVNRQCMHSHLEIHVPPHPLPLSEGTDLGVWEKQKALKELMAAETVKLEEIHRLKEQAKAQILSKQQVRLSDLSLEDRLEKQTLESMVRSFLQAEVEDVKEILIKEIRATQELLEIRLSQTALHGVGHSSGL; encoded by the exons ATGTTCTCAGTACAGCGTGGGCTTCCATGGGCTGCAGTGGCCCAAATAGCAAATCTGAGTAAAGAGCTCCTCCCTGAGCTTAGAG GTGTGAAAAGATCTGAAGCTCTGTCTTTGATCCAGAAATGGCTATCACAGTGTGATCATCTACTTACTCCCTATCATCACACCACCATGTATGACTTTATGGTGCAGACCTACATCCATCATCAGTGCCTCTATcaagcttttttaaaaaaagaggtGAACCGTCAGTGCATGCACTCCCACCTTGAGATTCACGTACCACCACATCCCTTACCACTATCCGAAGGAACTGATTTGGGAGtctgggagaagcagaaggctTTGAAAGAACTAATGGCAGCTGAGACAGTAAAGCTTGAAGAAATCCATAGACTCAAAGAACAGGCTAAGGCCCAGATATTGTCAAAGCAGCAAGTCAGACTAAGCGACCTTTCACTGGAGGACAGACTAGAGAAACAG ACCCTGGAAAGCATGGTTCGCTCCTTTCTGCAGGCAGAAGTAGAGGATGTAAAAGAGATTTTAATAAAGGAAATCAGAGCTACACAAGAGCTGCTGGAAATAAGACTGAGTCAAACTGCTCTGCATGGAGTTGGACACTCTTCAGGTTTATAA